In Candidatus Contubernalis alkalaceticus, the following proteins share a genomic window:
- a CDS encoding ArsR/SmtB family transcription factor: MNVLCAIQRMKGLLQMVEKEGDRCDVFCSDLKKVNRVREKIGSFEVMVDIFKALADGTRFKIIYALWVEEELCVCDLSLVIGMPVAAVSYHLRYLKSLRLVKYEKRGKMVFYSLDDDHVRDLVKVTVEHIEHT, from the coding sequence TTGAATGTATTATGTGCCATTCAAAGAATGAAAGGACTGCTGCAGATGGTAGAAAAGGAAGGGGACCGCTGCGATGTATTTTGCAGTGACTTAAAAAAAGTTAATCGGGTCCGGGAAAAAATCGGCAGTTTCGAGGTTATGGTGGATATATTTAAGGCCCTGGCCGACGGGACTCGTTTTAAAATTATTTATGCTCTTTGGGTGGAGGAGGAACTTTGTGTCTGTGACCTATCCCTGGTGATTGGCATGCCTGTTGCCGCTGTCTCTTATCACCTCCGGTATTTAAAGAGCTTAAGGTTAGTCAAATACGAAAAAAGGGGAAAAATGGTTTTTTATTCCCTGGATGATGATCATGTTCGGGATTTAGTTAAAGTAACCGTGGAACATATAGAACATACTTAG
- a CDS encoding reductive dehalogenase has product MIPRDSYKTDKSGYEVDEKRYRRFSVSRQAFTTLGKKDTGQIDMYLSLEKMFLRMAEHIQKKVTGKTQIDYALDNGANAMNLLLGTYGMPNSQFLQWAPLFVPEFMQHQKVDISSDELTRQVKEAAVLYGSDLVGITMLDRKWVYDSDLFKPFVFEEVEVPEERKDAYVIPNSVNRVIVMALAMKESFIQTSPKVLASTAASLSYSGMGITVVSLAEYIRSLGYIAIPCMNDTALSVPQAIDAGLGELGRHGLLMTPEFGPNVRLCKVLTDMPLLTDSPVNFGMRAFCEQCLACARACPSGAICSGDRSFEGVCENNNSGVKKWFIKAEECLKFWQKNGTSCANCISLCPYTKGFLSEQCMECERCEIIDGGCSLQVTTHLRYNHGYLENKGWGHPSIILRQPGTGF; this is encoded by the coding sequence ATGATTCCCCGTGATTCTTACAAGACCGATAAATCAGGATATGAAGTGGATGAAAAAAGGTATCGTCGTTTTTCAGTTTCCCGGCAGGCATTTACTACCCTGGGGAAGAAAGACACCGGCCAGATTGATATGTATTTATCCCTGGAAAAAATGTTCCTTCGCATGGCGGAGCATATCCAGAAAAAGGTAACTGGTAAAACTCAAATTGACTATGCATTGGACAACGGAGCTAACGCCATGAATCTGCTGCTGGGAACCTATGGTATGCCCAACAGCCAATTTTTGCAGTGGGCTCCTTTGTTTGTGCCGGAATTTATGCAGCACCAAAAAGTTGATATATCTTCAGATGAGCTTACCCGGCAGGTTAAGGAGGCTGCTGTACTGTATGGCAGTGATCTTGTTGGTATTACCATGTTGGACCGGAAGTGGGTCTACGATTCCGACCTGTTTAAGCCTTTTGTTTTCGAAGAAGTGGAGGTGCCGGAAGAGCGGAAGGATGCCTATGTGATTCCCAATTCAGTGAACCGGGTTATAGTTATGGCCCTGGCTATGAAGGAGAGCTTTATACAGACTTCACCAAAGGTTTTGGCTTCCACAGCTGCCTCCTTGAGTTATTCTGGTATGGGGATTACGGTTGTTTCCCTGGCGGAATACATTCGTTCTCTGGGATATATTGCCATTCCCTGTATGAACGATACAGCATTAAGTGTTCCGCAGGCTATAGATGCGGGGCTGGGGGAATTGGGACGTCATGGGCTGCTGATGACTCCAGAATTCGGCCCTAATGTGCGCCTGTGCAAGGTGCTGACGGATATGCCATTATTGACTGACTCCCCGGTGAATTTTGGCATGAGGGCTTTTTGTGAACAGTGCCTGGCCTGTGCCCGGGCTTGTCCTTCAGGGGCTATCTGTTCAGGGGACCGTTCCTTTGAGGGAGTTTGTGAAAATAACAATTCTGGAGTGAAAAAATGGTTTATTAAGGCGGAAGAATGTTTGAAGTTTTGGCAGAAAAATGGCACTAGCTGTGCCAATTGTATCTCCCTGTGCCCTTATACAAAAGGTTTTTTATCAGAACAATGCATGGAATGTGAACGCTGTGAGATTATAGATGGTGGATGTTCGCTGCAGGTGACCACTCATCTCAGGTATAACCATGGCTATTTGGAAAACAAGGGCTGGGGCCATCCTTCAATCATACTGCGTCAACCTGGAACAGGTTTTTAA
- the fdhF gene encoding formate dehydrogenase subunit alpha: MTKISLTINGQQVQADSGTTIYEAAKSAGIDIPIFCYDPELTRVGACRICVVEVENARNLVASCAAPVGEGMVIETESEKVVNTRKEILKLILASHPNDCLTCEKNGNCALQNYCYRYGVSFEDAEKYAGDRNEIALEDSNPFYVRDLEKCILCGLCVRQCHEINGAGAIDFINRGFDTKVGAEFDEPMENSACVFCGMCVDICPVGALTPKINRAKVRSWEVEKVKTICPYCGTGCAIDLHVKDNEVVGASGNREGLANKGHVCVKGHFGWDFVHSPDRLTKPLIKKDGKFEEASWDEALSLVADKFKAAGAEGIAGLSSARCTTEDNYMFQKVLRMLGTNNIDHCARLUHAPTVAGLAAAFGSGAMTNSIEEVENADCLFITGSNTTDAHPVIGYRVRKALRKGAKLIVAEPRHIELATYADVFLQIKPGTNLALLNGLLHVIIKEDLFDKEFVAERTEGFEEAKAAVEKFTPEYVAEITGANAEDIVKAARIYAGADTATILYTMGITQHTSGTKNVMAIANLAMATGNLGKESTGVNPLRGQNNVQGACDMGALPVVFTGYQPVADSAAVEKFSKAWGVSLNDKPGLTVTEIFKGAEEGTIKALYIMGENPMISDADLNHLAKSLEKLDFLVVQDIFLTETAQCADVVLPACSFAEKDGTFVNTERRVQKVNKAVEPVGESKADWEIIMALGSKLGFDWNYSCAEDVFKEITSLTPSYAGLSYQRLDNGGIQWPCPTEDHPGTKFLHQGKFTRGLGKFHGLDYEPPAESPDESYPFILTTGRNLFHYHTASMTGRSKGIKEFSFEDTLRINPEDAAALGIADGDKVKVASRRGEIEVKAEMTDTVGKGVVFMTFHFSDSPVNKLTNCVIDPIAKIPELKVSAVKVEKVG, from the coding sequence GTGACAAAAATTAGTTTAACGATTAATGGTCAGCAGGTACAGGCTGATTCCGGAACGACCATATATGAAGCAGCTAAAAGTGCTGGGATAGACATTCCTATATTTTGTTACGATCCCGAACTGACCCGGGTTGGAGCCTGCCGCATTTGCGTAGTTGAAGTTGAAAACGCTCGCAATCTTGTGGCTTCCTGTGCTGCTCCCGTGGGTGAAGGCATGGTCATTGAAACAGAGTCTGAAAAGGTAGTGAATACCAGAAAAGAAATATTAAAGCTTATATTGGCCAGTCACCCTAATGACTGTTTAACTTGTGAGAAAAACGGAAACTGCGCTCTTCAGAATTACTGTTACCGTTACGGCGTTTCTTTTGAAGATGCAGAAAAATATGCAGGGGATAGGAATGAAATAGCTCTGGAGGATTCCAACCCTTTCTATGTAAGGGACCTGGAAAAGTGTATCCTATGCGGGTTATGCGTCAGGCAGTGCCATGAAATTAACGGTGCTGGAGCTATTGATTTTATCAATCGTGGATTTGATACCAAGGTTGGAGCAGAATTTGATGAACCCATGGAAAATTCTGCCTGTGTTTTCTGCGGGATGTGTGTAGACATTTGTCCGGTAGGAGCGCTTACGCCCAAAATTAACAGGGCTAAAGTAAGATCTTGGGAAGTTGAAAAGGTAAAGACCATCTGTCCTTACTGTGGGACCGGATGTGCAATAGATCTTCATGTGAAGGACAATGAAGTTGTAGGGGCCAGCGGAAACCGGGAAGGTTTAGCCAACAAAGGCCATGTTTGTGTAAAGGGCCATTTCGGCTGGGATTTTGTCCACAGCCCGGACAGGTTGACCAAACCCTTGATCAAGAAAGATGGCAAATTTGAAGAAGCCTCCTGGGATGAAGCACTTTCCCTGGTAGCCGATAAATTTAAAGCCGCTGGAGCAGAGGGTATTGCCGGTTTGAGTTCCGCCCGCTGTACTACTGAAGATAACTACATGTTCCAAAAAGTGCTTAGGATGTTGGGAACCAACAATATTGACCACTGTGCCCGTCTCTGACACGCTCCCACCGTGGCCGGTCTGGCCGCAGCTTTCGGGAGTGGTGCGATGACTAACAGTATAGAAGAAGTTGAGAATGCCGACTGTCTGTTTATTACTGGTTCTAACACCACCGATGCCCACCCGGTGATTGGGTACCGGGTACGTAAAGCCTTGAGGAAAGGGGCCAAGCTTATTGTAGCGGAACCTCGCCATATTGAGCTGGCTACTTATGCCGACGTCTTTCTGCAGATTAAGCCTGGGACCAACCTGGCTTTGTTAAACGGCCTGCTTCATGTAATCATAAAAGAGGACCTGTTTGATAAGGAATTTGTAGCCGAAAGAACCGAAGGTTTTGAAGAAGCCAAGGCTGCCGTAGAGAAGTTTACTCCCGAATATGTGGCGGAAATTACTGGAGCTAATGCCGAGGATATTGTGAAAGCAGCCCGGATTTACGCTGGAGCTGATACAGCCACTATCCTTTATACCATGGGAATCACCCAGCATACCTCTGGAACCAAAAATGTAATGGCTATTGCTAACCTGGCCATGGCTACCGGAAATCTGGGTAAAGAAAGCACTGGTGTAAACCCCTTAAGAGGTCAGAACAATGTTCAGGGTGCCTGTGATATGGGAGCCCTGCCGGTAGTTTTCACCGGTTACCAGCCGGTAGCAGACAGCGCCGCTGTTGAAAAATTCAGCAAAGCCTGGGGAGTCAGCTTAAACGATAAGCCCGGCTTAACTGTTACTGAAATATTTAAAGGTGCTGAAGAAGGAACCATAAAGGCCTTGTATATCATGGGCGAAAACCCCATGATCAGTGATGCCGATTTAAATCACCTGGCTAAGTCTCTTGAAAAATTAGACTTCCTGGTGGTTCAGGATATATTCCTTACGGAAACTGCGCAGTGTGCAGACGTGGTTCTGCCCGCCTGCAGCTTTGCTGAGAAGGACGGCACTTTTGTTAATACCGAAAGGCGTGTTCAGAAGGTGAACAAAGCCGTTGAGCCCGTAGGAGAAAGCAAGGCCGACTGGGAAATCATCATGGCCTTAGGCAGCAAGTTAGGTTTTGATTGGAACTACAGCTGTGCCGAGGATGTCTTTAAGGAGATAACCTCTTTAACTCCCAGCTATGCCGGCTTAAGCTATCAGCGCCTGGATAATGGCGGAATTCAGTGGCCCTGTCCTACGGAAGACCATCCAGGGACTAAGTTCCTGCATCAGGGTAAATTCACCCGGGGCTTAGGTAAATTCCATGGGCTTGATTATGAGCCTCCCGCAGAATCACCGGATGAGAGCTATCCCTTTATCCTGACCACCGGCAGGAATCTATTCCATTACCATACCGCCTCCATGACCGGCAGGAGCAAGGGCATCAAGGAATTCAGTTTTGAAGACACCCTGAGGATTAATCCTGAAGATGCCGCAGCCCTGGGAATAGCTGATGGTGACAAAGTAAAGGTTGCCTCTAGAAGGGGCGAGATAGAAGTAAAAGCTGAGATGACCGATACAGTGGGCAAAGGAGTAGTCTTCATGACTTTCCACTTCAGCGATTCACCGGTAAACAAATTGACCAACTGTGTAATCGACCCCATAGCAAAGATACCCGAACTGAAGGTCAGTGCTGTGAAGGTGGAAAAGGTAGGCTAA
- the nuoF gene encoding NADH-quinone oxidoreductase subunit NuoF has protein sequence MYKKHILICAGTGCISSGANKVRDALVEELTKHNMHDEVRIVMSGCHGFCEKGPIFIVYPEDIFYNSVTVEDVQEIVSEHLINGNVVERLLYKDLDTGEAIKQHHNVGFYKYQKRYCLRNCGVIDPENIDDYIVRGGYIGLAKTLKMDRFQVVEEVKKSGLRGRGGGGFPTGLKWEFTYKAEGEKKYVVCNADEGDPGAFMDRSILEGDPHAVIEGMSVAAYAVGADEAYVYVRAEYPLAIKRLRSAIKQAEEYGMLGENILGSGFNFILRIKEGAGAFVCGEETALLTSIEGNRGMPRPRPPFPAQSGLWGKPTCLNNVETFANVPLIMRRGADWYSSIGTEGSKGTKVFALTGKINNTGLAEVPMGMSLRDIIFKVAGGIQNDKKFKAVQIGGPSGGCIPEEELDLPVDFDSLTAAGSMMGSGGLVVMDETTCMVDLAKFFLDFTQIESCGKCTPCREGTKRMLEILQRITGGEGKEGDIEALESLAVSIKEASLCGLGQTAPNPVLSTLRYFRDEYEKHIYDRTCPAGVCTALISYTIDAELCNGCGRCRKICPVSAITGGKKEVHVVDKDACIRCGQCIEKCKFNAIVIK, from the coding sequence ATGTACAAGAAACATATCTTAATTTGTGCCGGGACAGGCTGTATTTCTTCAGGAGCTAATAAGGTAAGAGACGCACTAGTAGAAGAACTTACCAAGCATAATATGCATGATGAAGTGCGCATCGTTATGTCCGGTTGTCATGGTTTTTGCGAGAAAGGCCCCATATTTATTGTGTATCCTGAAGATATTTTTTATAATTCTGTCACGGTAGAGGATGTACAAGAGATTGTCAGTGAGCATCTAATCAATGGAAACGTTGTGGAACGTTTGCTTTATAAAGATTTGGATACCGGTGAAGCCATTAAACAGCACCATAATGTGGGCTTTTATAAATACCAGAAGCGTTACTGCCTCCGTAATTGTGGGGTAATTGACCCCGAAAACATAGATGACTATATCGTCAGGGGCGGATATATTGGATTAGCTAAAACCCTTAAGATGGACCGCTTTCAAGTAGTAGAAGAAGTTAAAAAATCAGGTTTAAGGGGCCGTGGCGGCGGAGGTTTCCCCACCGGTTTAAAATGGGAATTTACTTATAAAGCAGAGGGCGAAAAAAAATACGTAGTCTGCAACGCAGACGAAGGGGATCCTGGTGCCTTTATGGACCGCAGTATTTTAGAGGGTGACCCTCATGCAGTTATAGAAGGAATGTCGGTTGCTGCCTATGCCGTAGGGGCGGATGAGGCTTATGTCTATGTACGGGCAGAATATCCCTTGGCAATTAAACGACTTCGCTCAGCTATAAAACAGGCAGAAGAATATGGAATGTTAGGGGAAAACATATTAGGTTCCGGTTTTAATTTTATATTAAGGATTAAAGAGGGTGCAGGAGCTTTTGTATGCGGTGAAGAGACTGCCCTGTTGACTTCTATTGAAGGTAACCGCGGAATGCCCCGTCCCCGTCCTCCTTTCCCGGCTCAAAGCGGATTGTGGGGTAAGCCTACCTGTTTAAACAACGTTGAAACTTTTGCCAATGTTCCTCTAATCATGCGAAGGGGAGCTGACTGGTACTCAAGCATTGGGACGGAAGGCAGCAAAGGGACCAAAGTATTTGCCCTGACCGGAAAAATAAACAATACCGGCTTGGCTGAAGTTCCCATGGGTATGTCTTTGCGGGATATTATTTTCAAGGTGGCCGGAGGAATTCAAAATGATAAAAAGTTTAAAGCAGTTCAAATCGGCGGACCTTCCGGCGGCTGTATCCCTGAAGAAGAGTTGGATCTTCCTGTAGACTTTGACTCACTTACGGCGGCAGGTTCTATGATGGGTTCCGGTGGTCTAGTTGTTATGGATGAGACCACCTGTATGGTTGACCTGGCTAAGTTTTTCCTGGACTTTACTCAGATTGAATCCTGCGGCAAGTGTACCCCCTGTAGGGAAGGTACCAAGAGGATGCTGGAAATATTACAGCGAATTACCGGTGGGGAAGGTAAAGAAGGAGATATTGAGGCTCTGGAGAGTCTGGCTGTTTCCATTAAAGAAGCTTCTCTCTGCGGCCTGGGACAGACGGCACCAAACCCGGTTTTAAGTACCCTCCGTTATTTCCGAGATGAATACGAAAAACATATATATGATAGAACCTGCCCAGCGGGTGTATGTACTGCCTTAATATCTTACACTATTGACGCAGAACTTTGTAACGGCTGTGGGCGCTGTCGTAAGATTTGTCCGGTGTCAGCCATTACCGGCGGCAAGAAGGAAGTTCATGTAGTTGACAAGGATGCTTGTATCCGCTGTGGTCAGTGTATTGAAAAATGTAAGTTTAACGCTATAGTAATTAAATAA
- the nuoE gene encoding NADH-quinone oxidoreductase subunit NuoE, whose protein sequence is MSVQQSDFDYKPAEEIVEKYKDVKGNVIPILQAVQNAYGYLPREAMQYVAKSLRVPFSRIFGVVTFYAQFHLKPRGKYIIRVCKGTACHVRGGAKIADRIMDELDITVGATTPDLKFTMETVACIGACGLAPVLMVNEDTHGRLTPDLVPPMIKQYANEQEG, encoded by the coding sequence ATGTCAGTTCAGCAAAGTGATTTTGATTATAAGCCAGCAGAAGAAATAGTTGAGAAATATAAGGATGTAAAAGGCAACGTAATTCCCATACTGCAAGCAGTTCAAAATGCTTACGGCTATCTACCCAGGGAAGCAATGCAATATGTTGCCAAATCCTTAAGGGTTCCTTTCAGCCGAATTTTTGGAGTCGTTACTTTTTATGCTCAGTTTCACTTAAAACCTAGAGGAAAGTACATTATCCGGGTTTGTAAGGGGACTGCCTGTCATGTTCGTGGAGGGGCCAAGATAGCGGATCGGATTATGGATGAATTGGATATAACTGTTGGAGCCACTACACCAGACCTTAAATTTACTATGGAAACGGTAGCCTGTATCGGTGCCTGCGGGCTGGCTCCGGTGTTGATGGTTAACGAAGATACCCACGGCCGCCTGACGCCGGACTTAGTACCACCAATGATTAAACAGTATGCTAATGAGCAGGAGGGATAA
- a CDS encoding heavy metal translocating P-type ATPase, which translates to MGEKKNACGCSSCGEVFPSEQNKQEIYNKEEGQPSLWQRIKTLLFEEKLLALLSGILLLLGWLSSYWGVSSEGQKVFFLAAALIGGMKIYRKAAVSLFKVNLDMNVLVTISVVGAIFIDKWAEAAMVVFLFAAGAALESYTMEKNRRSIGSLIDLAPREGRVFRNGEEIKVLVEEIHTGDTALIKPGEMITVDGFVVKGFSSVNQAAITGESHWVEKQTGDEVFSGTMNQHGYLEVMVTREAQDTTLAKIIHLVEEAQSKKAVSQQVMDRFAGVYTPLVISLAVVIAVILPLAFRLDFITWFYRGLTLLVISCPCALVISTPVSIVSAIGNAAKRGILIKGGAHLEEAGRISVAAFDKTGTLTEGKPVLNKIISCKGFTREQILSLAASLESRSEHPLGKAITREAKKLKLNLKEPEKFEALTAMGVKGKLDGELFFVGRPLLFEKNGVNLAEWSEDIKQLEEEGQTVLVLGTCREILGLLSLADQIRGEAYRAVEKLKNMGIKTVMLTGDNPASARNIAEKLGIDQYHAALLPQDKVEKMKELTGKYGKTIMVGDGINDAPALAVASVGIAMGAAGSDTALETADIALMSDDLSGVPEVIQLSRAAVSIIKQNIAFSLLIKLGAVLLVFPGWLTLWMAVLADEGVLLLVSLNGMRLMGFGKKNKNGKISKTAQVTCTR; encoded by the coding sequence ATGGGTGAAAAAAAAAATGCATGCGGCTGTTCCTCCTGCGGTGAAGTTTTCCCTTCGGAGCAAAACAAACAAGAAATCTATAATAAAGAAGAGGGACAGCCTTCATTGTGGCAAAGAATAAAAACATTACTTTTTGAAGAAAAGCTATTGGCGCTTTTGTCTGGAATTTTGCTCTTATTGGGTTGGCTGTCATCTTACTGGGGAGTATCATCTGAAGGTCAAAAAGTTTTTTTCTTGGCTGCAGCATTAATTGGTGGTATGAAAATTTATCGAAAAGCAGCTGTATCGCTTTTTAAAGTTAATCTGGACATGAATGTGTTAGTTACCATTTCTGTAGTCGGAGCTATTTTCATTGATAAGTGGGCAGAAGCGGCCATGGTGGTCTTTCTTTTTGCTGCCGGTGCTGCTCTGGAATCCTACACTATGGAAAAAAACCGTCGTTCAATTGGGTCTCTGATTGATTTGGCCCCCAGGGAAGGAAGGGTATTCAGGAACGGTGAGGAAATAAAAGTGCTGGTAGAGGAAATACATACCGGTGATACTGCCTTAATTAAGCCTGGGGAAATGATTACGGTGGATGGTTTTGTGGTGAAAGGTTTTTCTTCGGTTAACCAGGCAGCCATTACCGGTGAATCTCATTGGGTGGAAAAACAAACGGGAGATGAGGTGTTTTCCGGAACCATGAACCAGCATGGGTATCTGGAGGTGATGGTGACCCGGGAAGCCCAGGATACTACCCTGGCCAAAATTATTCACCTGGTAGAGGAGGCCCAGTCCAAAAAAGCTGTTTCTCAGCAGGTGATGGACAGGTTTGCCGGGGTTTATACTCCCCTGGTTATCTCCTTGGCAGTTGTTATTGCTGTTATTCTTCCCCTGGCATTCCGTTTGGATTTTATAACCTGGTTTTACCGGGGGCTGACTCTGCTGGTGATATCCTGCCCCTGCGCACTGGTGATTTCCACTCCTGTTTCTATAGTATCGGCCATTGGAAATGCCGCCAAACGGGGGATTCTTATTAAAGGAGGGGCGCACCTGGAGGAGGCCGGAAGAATATCCGTGGCTGCCTTTGACAAAACCGGCACACTGACAGAGGGTAAGCCGGTACTGAATAAAATAATTTCCTGTAAGGGTTTTACCCGGGAACAAATTTTGTCCCTGGCGGCTTCTTTGGAATCCAGGTCGGAACATCCCCTGGGGAAAGCTATCACCCGGGAAGCAAAAAAACTGAAACTAAACTTGAAAGAACCGGAAAAATTTGAAGCTCTGACGGCCATGGGAGTAAAAGGAAAATTAGATGGGGAGCTATTTTTCGTCGGCAGACCCCTACTGTTTGAAAAAAACGGCGTTAATTTGGCAGAATGGAGTGAGGACATTAAACAGCTGGAGGAAGAGGGACAGACTGTTCTGGTGCTGGGCACCTGCAGAGAAATATTGGGATTATTGTCCTTGGCCGACCAGATTCGAGGAGAAGCTTACCGAGCCGTTGAAAAGCTGAAAAACATGGGTATTAAAACGGTGATGCTGACGGGAGACAACCCGGCCAGTGCCAGAAATATAGCAGAAAAGCTGGGGATTGACCAGTACCATGCTGCTCTTCTCCCCCAGGACAAAGTAGAGAAGATGAAAGAACTTACCGGAAAATACGGTAAGACTATCATGGTGGGGGATGGGATCAATGATGCCCCGGCTCTGGCTGTGGCATCTGTGGGCATTGCCATGGGGGCGGCCGGAAGTGATACCGCCCTGGAAACGGCAGATATTGCTCTGATGTCCGATGACCTTTCCGGTGTCCCGGAAGTAATTCAGTTGAGTCGGGCAGCAGTCAGCATTATTAAGCAGAACATTGCTTTTTCCCTGCTGATAAAACTGGGTGCCGTCCTGTTGGTTTTTCCCGGGTGGTTGACTTTGTGGATGGCAGTCCTGGCAGATGAAGGGGTTCTGCTGTTGGTTTCCTTAAATGGAATGCGTCTCATGGGTTTTGGCAAAAAGAATAAAAATGGCAAAATATCAAAAACAGCACAGGTTACATGCACCCGCTAA
- the fdhD gene encoding formate dehydrogenase accessory sulfurtransferase FdhD, translating into MDTRKKEIDVLKISGEGKEKLKDYVVQESPLTIFLNDQEFVTLLCTPEKQDYLTLGFLRSEGLIKGREDVLSLEVDEENGTVTVETREPGKLSEKLFGKRTITSGCGKGTIFYHVLDSLTESPINTEIYLSPEDISRLMKDLQGRADLFKTTGGVHSSALGTKEGILSFCEDIGRHNAVDKLIGECIAKDVSLEDKLLITSGRLSSEILLKAAKIGIPILLSRAAPTALSVELGQKLGVTMVGFIRGKRMNVYAGEWRIKED; encoded by the coding sequence TTGGACACAAGAAAAAAAGAAATAGATGTGTTAAAAATTTCGGGGGAAGGAAAGGAAAAGCTTAAAGATTATGTGGTACAGGAGTCTCCCCTGACCATTTTTTTAAACGACCAGGAGTTTGTGACACTTCTTTGCACACCGGAAAAGCAGGATTATTTGACCCTGGGGTTTTTGCGTTCGGAAGGTTTGATTAAGGGCCGGGAGGATGTTCTATCCCTGGAGGTGGATGAAGAGAACGGCACTGTTACTGTAGAAACCCGGGAACCAGGGAAACTTTCAGAAAAGCTCTTCGGGAAGAGGACCATCACCTCTGGATGTGGGAAAGGCACTATCTTTTATCATGTGCTGGATTCTCTGACCGAAAGTCCTATTAATACAGAAATTTACTTAAGCCCGGAAGACATTTCCCGTTTAATGAAGGATCTTCAGGGGCGGGCAGATCTGTTTAAAACTACTGGAGGTGTACACAGCTCAGCTCTGGGCACCAAAGAGGGAATCCTTTCTTTCTGCGAAGATATCGGCAGGCACAATGCGGTGGATAAACTTATTGGTGAGTGCATCGCCAAAGATGTTTCCCTGGAGGATAAGCTGTTAATTACCAGCGGGCGGCTTTCTTCGGAGATACTTTTAAAAGCCGCCAAAATTGGTATTCCTATTCTCCTTTCCCGGGCGGCTCCGACGGCCCTGAGTGTGGAACTGGGGCAAAAACTGGGAGTCACTATGGTGGGTTTCATTCGGGGAAAAAGGATGAATGTCTATGCCGGAGAGTGGAGGATTAAGGAAGACTGA
- a CDS encoding CCxxC motif-containing NuoF prefix domain-containing protein, with product MEKFIEHCCEECTNTKDNPCEKFIECCMQGPLCHENESCKKKRQTIIGKIVLNEDFLNYDD from the coding sequence ATGGAAAAGTTTATTGAGCACTGCTGTGAAGAATGCACCAACACAAAAGATAATCCCTGTGAAAAGTTTATTGAGTGCTGTATGCAGGGTCCACTGTGTCATGAAAATGAGAGCTGTAAAAAGAAACGGCAGACTATTATTGGGAAAATTGTTCTAAACGAAGATTTTTTAAATTATGATGATTAG
- a CDS encoding cation diffusion facilitator family transporter: MEERFALAKKVSYFTMAGNLIMSIIKIIVGVTANSWAMLADGFHSLSDIITTLGVLVGMRIARQPADDSHPYGHGKAEAITAKIIALILVFIGFSTIVGAFNRITSSEELGIPGMAAVAAAVISLLAKEIMFRYTIYAGNKINSPALTADAYHHRSDAYSSAASLVGIVGARMGYLFMDPAAGLAVGGCILYMGFKIVRDSINNLMDAAVDDQVIKEIEQSAQGVEGVKEIRDIKARNYCSYYCVEIILAVDPEISVNEAHDISETVESIVKQNDRAIDVMIHIEPGRESK; encoded by the coding sequence ATGGAAGAACGTTTTGCTTTAGCAAAAAAAGTATCCTACTTTACTATGGCGGGTAATCTTATTATGAGCATAATAAAAATTATTGTGGGTGTTACGGCCAATTCATGGGCTATGCTGGCAGACGGTTTTCACTCCTTATCGGACATAATTACCACGTTAGGAGTGCTGGTGGGAATGCGTATCGCCCGCCAACCTGCCGATGACAGCCATCCGTACGGCCATGGAAAAGCTGAGGCCATAACAGCAAAAATTATTGCCCTTATACTGGTTTTCATAGGGTTCTCTACTATAGTTGGTGCTTTCAACCGAATTACTTCTTCTGAAGAATTAGGAATTCCCGGGATGGCGGCAGTAGCTGCTGCAGTGATTTCCCTGCTGGCCAAAGAAATCATGTTCCGCTATACAATATATGCCGGAAATAAAATTAACAGCCCCGCCTTAACTGCCGACGCTTATCATCACCGCTCCGACGCATACTCCAGTGCAGCCAGCCTTGTAGGAATTGTGGGAGCCCGAATGGGATATCTATTCATGGACCCTGCTGCTGGATTAGCCGTTGGCGGCTGCATCCTTTATATGGGATTTAAAATTGTCCGGGATTCTATAAATAATCTGATGGATGCGGCGGTAGACGACCAGGTTATAAAAGAAATAGAACAGAGCGCTCAAGGAGTAGAGGGAGTAAAGGAAATACGTGATATTAAAGCACGAAACTACTGCTCTTACTATTGTGTTGAAATTATTCTGGCAGTGGATCCTGAAATCTCAGTAAACGAAGCCCATGACATATCCGAAACTGTAGAATCCATAGTAAAACAAAACGACAGAGCCATAGATGTCATGATTCATATCGAACCCGGCCGTGAATCAAAATAA